From a single Stomoxys calcitrans chromosome 4, idStoCalc2.1, whole genome shotgun sequence genomic region:
- the LOC106090574 gene encoding serine/threonine-protein kinase fused, translated as MHRYKVNAMVGEGSFGHVYKAVRKDDNQIVAIKVISKRGRTSRDLKTLRRECEIQAHLKHPNVIEMLESFETKHDLVVVTEFATIDLHRYMERNGYLREDKGQRLICDLVSALYYLHSNRILHRDLKPQNVLLDEELRAKLCDFGLARNMTMSTHMLTSIKGTPLYMAPELLEEKPYDHQADIWSLGCISYECLIGHPPFSTTSILHLIKIIKKDEVTYPGYLSKDSRSFLQGLLEKEPTMRASWAQILCHPFVEGRLYIKAGVKAENSPFVNPQNIKTKSTKASNLSKENNVAQLNNKLRSIKLDESQDNMTCSRDSINAIPPSDVENLETDLEDNIIVPFANESFQGDRLVNKINSDKNSTHLTRPPTIGGDMFQIPGVHMPIINSQTCYVNGNNNMILNNLEDNFTFGSDSPEETLDKENEIKEQNNSNMVVNTLQENFALNDVTNNGDNLSFSRRRSESEELKKTSPRKNQSLDVVMTEKPKQTLHLEKDCFRENTHRVNNENLQQQTSQEKMKQSKAGNQAGENECPKLRHSKKEQENLGNSEQRTISVKVSNQSLEGKHNTQNTPPCLMPGWDSCDESQSPPMESDEWLAFLERTIQEVLDGELDSLKQKNLVSIIVAPLRNSKAIPKVVESVAQLLSLPFVLNEPLSIMESINKVYVDCKIVPNLMYASKLLIYERLQNDSVTSLPRNIRSINEMNNEEIKCISRLYELICHFVHLNLQFLNQFCDAVAILSANEFLINFLNQEFRNSHALRIANNILALLGCVLRELPENAELVEKIIFSPKVDLSSLMHSSDDLLRLRICMLMRLLGRYSLRALQAAWTKEVREAIELLAEDDNEEVKQEAGNTVEELHKFSFYS; from the exons ATGCATCGCTACAAGGTGAATGCCATGGTGGGCGAGGGTTCTTTTGGTCATG TCTACAAGGCAGTGCGTAAAGATGACAATCAAATTGTGGCCATAAAAGTTATATCCAAG CGGGGCCGTACTAGTCGTGATTTAAAAACCTTAAGACGCGAGTGTGAAATACAGGCCCATCTCAAGCATCCCAATGTCATTGAGATGCTGGAGTCATTTGAGACAAAACATGATTTGGTAGTGGTCACGGAATTTGCCACCATCGATTTACATCGCTATATGGAACGTAATGGCTATTTGCGTGAGGATAAAGGTCAACGTTTGATTTGCGATTTGGTATCGGCCCTATACTATCTACACTCCAATCGTATACTTCATAGAGATTTGAAGCCACAAAATGTTTTGCTGGACGAAGAGCTGAGAGCAAAGCTGTGCGATTTTGGTTTGGCACGCAACATGACCATGAGCACCCACATGTTGACTTCAATAAAGGGCACACCCTTGTACATGGCCCCCGAGCTGTTGGAAGAGAAACCCTATGATCATCAGGCGGATATATGGTCTTTGGGTTGCATATCCTATGAATGTTTAATAGGTCATCCACCGTTTAGCACAACCTCCATATTGCATTTgataaaaatcattaaaaaagatGAAGTAACCTATCCGGGATACTTGAGTAAGGATAGTCGCTCATTTTTGCAA GGCTTATTGGAGAAAGAGCCCACCATGAGGGCTAGCTGGGCCCAAATCTTGTGCCACCCCTTTGTCGAAGGCAGGTTGTACATAAAGGCTGGAGTTAAAGCAGAGAATTCTCCCTTTGTAAATCCTCAGAATATAAAGACCAAATCCACCAAAGCGTCAAATTTGAGCAAGGAAAA CAACGTAGCTCAGCTCAATAATAAGCTGCGTTCCATTAAATTGGATGAATCTCAAGACAACATGACTTGCTCTCGTGATAGTATCAATGCCATACCTCCCAGTGATGTGGAGAATTTGGAAACCGATCTTGAAGACAATATCATTGTGCCATTTGCCAATGAATCATTCCAAGGAGATAGACTGGTGAATAAAATCAATAGCGATAAAAATTCCACACATTTAACAAGGCCACCCACCATAGGTGGTGATATGTTTCAAATACCTGGAGTCCATATGCCCATCATTAATTCACAAACATGTTATGTTAATGGCAACAATAATATGATTCTAAATAATCTCGAAGATAATTTCACATTTGGCAGCGACTCGCCAGAGGAAACTTTAGACAAGGAAAACGAAATTAAAGAGCAAAACAACAGCAATATGGTTGTTAATACCTTGCAAGAGAATTTCGCCTTAAATGATGTTACCAATAATGGGGATAATCTAAGTTTCTCACGTAGACGCAGTGAATCGGAAGAACTTAAAAAGACATCACCTAGAAAAAATCAATCACTTGATGTAGTAATGACAGAGAAACCTAAACAAACCCTACATTTGGAAAAAGACTGCTTTAGGGAAAATACCCATCGTGTTAATAATgaaaatttacaacaacaaacatcaCAAGAAAAAATGAAGCAATCCAAAGCAGGAAACCAGGCAGGGGAAAATGAATGCCCAAAATTAAGACATTCAAAGAAAGAACAAGAGAACTTGGGAAACAGTGAACAAAGGACTATCTCAGTGAAGGTCTCAAATCAATCGTTGGAGGGAAAACATAATACACA aaacacTCCCCCTTGCCTTATGCCTGGCTGGGATTCTTGTGATGAATCTCAAAGTCCACCCATGGAAAGTGACGAATGGTTGGCATTTTTAGAACGCACCATACAAGAAGTTCTGGATGGTGAATTGGATTCattaaaacaaaagaatttg GTGAGCATTATTGTGGCTCCTTTGCGTAATTCCAAAGCAATACCCAAGGTAGTGGAAAGCGTGGCTCAATTGCTGTCGTTGCCATTTGTACTTAACGAGCCTCTAAGTATTATGGAATCCATTAACAAG GTCTATGTCGATTGCAAAATAGTTCCTAATCTCATGTATGCTTCCAAGTTACTCATCTATGAAAGACTGCAAAATGATTCGGTGACATCATTACCTCGCAATATTCGTTcgataaatgaaatgaataatgAAGAAATCAAGTGCATCTCACGACTCTATGAGTTGATATGTCATTTTGTGCatttaaatttgcaatttctcAATCAATTCTGTGATGCTGTAGCTATTTTATCGGCCAATGAATTtctcataaattttttaaatcaggAATTTAGAAACTCTCATGCTCTACGTATAGCAAATAATATTTTGGCTCTTTTGGGATGTGTGTTGCGTGAGCTGCCCGAAAATGCTGAGCTGGTGGAAAAGATAATATTTTCGCCAAAAGTggatttaagctcattgatgcATAGCAGTGATGATCTCTTGCGTTTGAGAATTTGTATGCTAATGCGTCTATTGGGCAGATACAGTTTAAGGGCATTGCAAGCTGCTTGGACAAAAGAGGTGAGAGAAGCTATTGAGTTGTTGGCCGAAGATGACAACGAAGAGGTGAAGCAG GAAGCTGGCAATACTGTTGAAGAGCTTCACAAATTCTCATTTTATTCCTAA
- the LOC106090571 gene encoding low choriolytic enzyme — MHSLRYRLHLILFLTFALTLCQAAAPNWNSVQPPKPRWGPNMQMLRQHNSPAFEYWNDNHEDNIWEHSGLFEGDIMLHREYLRNGLLNEKATWPEATVPFYIDSQDFNQTQMMTILKAFKEYHDKTCIRFRPYEKGDKNWIVFKGNYSGCWSSVGRRQGGQVLNLNTPKCVTHGVVVHEILHALGFYHQQSATERDDYVKINWENIIPGHAHNFNKYARTHISSFGVEYDYLSVMHYSSKAFTKNGKNTIEPLDPYASLGQRRGLSDKDIAKLNEMYEEDCVGDGLFDFDRFGHYLNEMIDYVQGTLDKIFT; from the exons ATGCATTCGTTGCGTTATCGATTACATTTGATTCTATTCTTGACATTTGCATTGACTCTGTGCCAGGCTGCTGCGCCCAATTGGAATTCGGTGCAGCCACCAAAGCCACGATGGGGTCCAAATATGCAAATGTTGAGACAACACAACA GTCCTGCCTTTGAATATTGGAATGATAATCATGAGGATAATATTTGGGAGCATAGTGGTCTATTTGAAGGTGATATCATGCTGCATCGTGAATATTTACGCAATGGATTGCTGAATGAAAAGGCGACATGGCCCGAAGCTACCGTCCCATTTTATATTGATAGCCAAGATTTCA ACCAAACACAGATGATGACCATCCTAAAAGCCTTTAAAGAATATCACGATAAGACTTGCATACGTTTTCGTCCCTATGAGAAGGGAGACAAAAATTGGATAGTTTTTAAAGGCAATTATTCTGGTTGTTGGTCCAGTGTGGGTAGGCGGCAAGGTGGACAA GTCTTAAATTTAAATACCCCAAAGTGCGTTACACATGGTGTTGTGGTACACGAGATATTACATGCCCTGGGATTCTATCATCAGCAATCGGCAACTGAAAGGGATGATTATGTCAAAATTAATTGGGAAAATATAATACCAGGACATGCCCATAATTTTAACAAATACGCCAGGACGCATATAAGCAGTTTCGGGGTGGAGTATGATTATCTAAGTGTTATGCACTATAGTTCCAAGGCATTtacaaaaaatggcaaaaacacCATAGAACCTTTG GATCCCTATGCCAGCTTGGGCCAGCGACGTGGCCTTTCGGATAAGGATATTGCCAAGCTGAATGAAATGTATGAAGAAGACTGTGTAGGAGATGGCCTATTCGATTTTGATCGTTTCGGCcattatttaaatgaaatgattGACTATGTACAAGGAACTCTTGATAAAATCTTTACTTAG